The genomic region TCAGTAGAAGTCGATTGAGGAGCACCCTTGAGTAATCGGCGAGTAGATCGACGGGTTGAAGACTTGGGAGCAACAGGCTCAGAAAAACCCTTAACATTGGAGACATTGACATACCCAgtaccctcaaacctttgctcagcACCCTTAACTACAACATTTTCATCAGGAACAACTGGAACATCCTCAAATGCAACATCAGAAGTATCGTCACTTTTTATGAAATCAAGTGTAGACATGactaaaaataaccacaaaacaaAAAGCACATAAGATATAAATTAAGAAAACACAAAAGGAGTAAAAATCAAAATGCATACCCATGCCATTCCTCATCAGAACCGGATCCCGATTGGCTTTTTCCCACACTTTACTAACCCCTAACAGAACTAGCAAATGttcaggaaagggacgaacccttgaAGGGCACTCCCGGATGGCTTTGAGAAAAGCGTCATTCAAATCGGATTCAGAgggttccggttcattgagaacagcatccgggtgCCTCCACACCATCTTAAAGGGGACAATAGAATCAGAGACCCAGAAAAAGTGATCCTTCCAAGTACCAAGAGTGGTAACCATGGAAGAAATAAGACAAGCATCAACCTTGGACGTTTCAAAGGTGAACCAATCACCGTCTTTGGCCAAACGGAAAAACCGACAGAAAAGCAACAGTGAAAGATCATAACTAAGGGCACGGCACAGAACTTCGAAATGTAAAACCCTAACCATGCCCTTCTGATGAATTTGACCAAAGGAGACTCGGTAATACTCCAACAAATTTAAAACAAAGAGGGAAAATGGATGACGGAGGTTTGAAAACTAAAAATGACGACAATAAAGAGCAATAAAACATGCCGGGCATTTATCAATCGGAACGTCACACGCAGGAGCAGTTGGTTTAAACTTGGTCCCAATACCATATTCCATGCAAAATAGTTCTATCTCTTCTTGGGTCAATGGAGAAAAGGATTTTGCCAAATCCTTACGAGCACCCATTTTGCAGAAAATAAGAAGAAAACAAGGAAATAGGGGAAACTGGAACTAACCTGAAGGATGGAAAGAAAATGCAGAGAAAACTTGAAGAGAAAGTAAAAAATTATTGTGTGTCTTCAATAATAAAGGATAATGACCAAATAAAAGTTATGATTAAACAATGGttattgttgatgcaacaaacacgggaccaaggatggtagctggactggtcaggcaaaagggctgaaaggtttggttttgcctaacgcaggtcgcggggtccctccacgtttgcaaaacgtggaaggaggttcactagtatatttgagttatttgctttgaagttctttctccaagattgactcggatcaagaaaagaaagcaaatagaatgaatgagatgaatctgatgaagagtTATTTGGAAGTGACAAGAACTCTTCAAATGtcaagagattaaggaatctctctgcttttcggaatgtctttgaagtgttattgagctgtcttcttatagtggaagacacttctcgaaatggtatggactatactagtgagacctgtttgcttatggagggtttccccttttggggttcaaggctttggacccctggttaatagggtgtgcctgtacagacctgctctgactttgtgagttggtgagcgtgagttggtgagatgagttggtggacatgactagttactgttcctcgattcactcattatgcagcttttcatccgatgaacctttcaaccttttaagctcttttcATATTAATGGTTTTATTTgtctttgggctacccccgtcgtcagccccccaagtcagaggtttttggggtattaggctcaaagacttctgacttttatgcatgtcttttaaaggcttcaagggttcgttgtttggaggcttgaagggtttgaggcggttacttttttgaattttgaaatttaatcgatttgacagttgattggacatgtgtcaggcggcggattggcagagatttttatttttatctttaatacCCTTACTTTACTCTTATATTCATTTTTACAATTACAAAACTTCATCATTTTCCCTTCAATCATTCACAGTTTTTCCTCCCTCAGGTTAGTTTTCTTCTCCGTTTTCACTTTTACTTTTTTCGatcatgggtgcccttaaggatttagcgaggTCATTTTCTCGGTTGACACAAGAGGAGGTAGACCTGTTTTGCCTTGAATATGGTATCGATAAACAGTTTAATCCGACCGCCCCTGCTTGCGATGCTTCCGTTGACAAACCGATTCCTGGTTTTATTGCTTTGTATTGTCGGCATTTTGAGTGGTctaatcttcgttaccctttttcgttTTTTGTTCTAAATTTGCTTGAATATTATCGAGtgtcttttgggcaagttcatccgaaaggaatggctagggttttgcactttgaagtgCTGTGTCGTGCTTTAGGTTATGATCCTTCATTGTTGCTCTTTCGGAGGTTCTTCCGGTTAGCcaaaaatggtgattggtttacttttgagaacacaaaggttgatacttgtctTGTTTCATCCATGGTTACAACCCTTGGATCATGGAAGAATacgtttttctgggtttctgaatccattattcctttcaaaatggtgtggaggcatccggatgctgttctcaacgATCCGGAGCCTTCCGAGTCTGAATTGAATGATGCCtttctttcagccattcgggggtgcccttcgagggttcgcccttttcccgaacatttgttagtgcttttaggggttagtaatatttgggcaAAAGTTGATCGGGATCCGGTGTTGATGAGAAATGGCCTTGGTATGCATTTTTTCCCTTATACCTTTTCATCTTACTTTGTTTGTGacttattttctttatttgttttttggcagttatgtctgctttggacttcaTCAAGAGTGACGATACGTCCGATGTGGTTTTTGAAGATGCTCCGACTGTTCCGGGTGAAAATGTTGTTGTGAGGACCTCTGAGCAGAGGTTTGAGGGTTCAGGTTATGTCAGTGTTGCAAATGCGAAGGGTTTTACCAAGTCCAATGTTCCCAAGCCTTCAACTCGCCGGTTATCTCGTCGTTTACTGAAAGctgctcctcaatccacttccactgagccagtggatttgaGTGATGATATCGAGGCTTCTGAGGATCAGGCTGAAGTGgaggttgagaaggagaaggAATTAGTTGTGCGTGGTAAGAAGGTTCGAGGGAAGAAGGGTGTTGCTACCCCTGTTCAAGAATCGTCGAGCAGagacgttgaagggttgaaccCTGAGGGCACTTATGTGCCTACTTGGTTGGTTAAGAATGATGACACTTTtaaggatgctgctgtttgtgaagatgctcttagtcatcttgctcctccttcCGTTCGTGAAGCTattgctgagatggatgatgacacTATGTTATCTCGCATGGTTTTAACTACTTGTAACCTTGCAGCCATGCTTCCCCAAGGGATTACacgctttcgccaaaggatgcgggagtatgaggatttttctaaaaagaaagacaaaatgaaatcctcccttgcatcgatgaagaaggaagtggctgggtttgcagagaaggaggCAGCTTGGAAGAAGGAGATTGAGGATCTGAAGAAGATGCATGCCATTGAGATGGGTGACCTGAGGAAAAGTTTTGAAGCAAATTTGTTGAAATTGAAGGCTGACCGAGAGGCCTTATCTGTCCAGCAGaaggcttttcgtgaagaaaaggaGGGGTTGAAGGCTTCCGTTGGTCAGGTGACTGCGGATAATCAGTGGTTGATCGAGCATGGGTTTCAGCAGATTGTGACTTATCTTTTGCACTCTAAGgaatttaactctgcccttggtgatgtttacacaaaGCTGCTGAACCTGGGGAAGCATCAAGGCCTTACTGCTGGCTATAAACTTCATGAATCTGGGCAACCTTTGGAGAAATCACCCATGTTTCGCCCTGAGGCTTCTGATGTCTTcaaggcttctgttgagcagatggagaggctaacctacccCTTTATTCATGAGGTATCCTCTTGttttggtaagcctttgtctgttttacaggggttgaagcctgaggggttaaatgagaaggtttgtgctgaggttttgggttccTTGTCAAAGAAGAGGTCTTACTCCGGGGACAGTGATGATACCCTTTCGAGTCTGCCTGAAACCTCGAAAGATGCTGGTTTGGAAACCTCTGCAGTTGGTGGTGAAGAAGTTGTGAAGGTGAAGAAGACAAAGAAAGCTAAAAAGTCTAAGGGTGAAGGTTCCAAGCCCTCTGATAACTGacatttattcgtagctttcttagcaaacattttatgttttgtaatgttttaaacaatgtttaggttttggggacCCTTAAGGTTCCCATGGTTGGTTGGTTGGGCCTATATGGCTGTTGAACATTAGTTTTATTTGCAAGTCACTAGGGCTTGCTTTAACTGTCTTatgaaggtcttttatggcctttcTAACTTATGACATGATGTTTGTCGTTGATGTTTTTGTTGGTTCCATTTGCTTGGTTTTGTTTTGTGGGGTTTCAACCCTTCAGGCTTTTTGTACAGTTGCTGgtgggttgaagcctttaacctttcaagctcGGTACCTGTTGGTTGATCTTTGGGTAGCTTCtgatttggtttgtatgtttggttgataggcttgtttgtttttattttcttgccttgtctttgtttactttgtctttatgttttttacactttaaagggttcagtgctgcagtcactttgccttagtgtttatcatcaagacgtagtatctatccttttcttttatttcGTTGTGATTTGTTTGGTTTCGTAAGTCTGATTATTGGGTACATTttttagacttaaggaacgattggtgtaggctgttcaaacctgtctatgagacactatggtttttctttgataagtctcatggagttgtattgatttaggaactcaccccttatataggtccattcaacccttgaacctattgagcgatatggcctgggagctcatccccttacatggcccttgccatggagttttttgctaggttctcaacctgatattaggatagaaagacaagtttgataaagtaacttcattcattcaagcaacatttgcttttacaaaaggtttttgttttgccacaaaccaaactttctaaacatagaattttcttaaagtttttccgttccagtgccttgggagcctcttgccttctagatctcccagcttgtaggatccacccttgtgtgcttcgaggatggtgtatggcCCCTCCCATTTTGGGCCTAATTTTCCTTGGTTTTCCTTTTTGCTGGCCTCATTGTTTCTGAGAACTAGGTCTCCTGgcttgaatcgttcgttcttgaCCTTTTTGTTGTAATATGCTTCCATCTTTTGCTTGTATTTGGCCtcttgtattgctgcttgatcccggGCCTCTTCTaagagttgtaagttcaacatggtctcttgtgtgtttacctcgggatccatgttgacaattcgctgggttacaactcctatttcagcggggattacggcttcggatccgaataccaagctataaggtgtttttctgtgacttgctttttctgttgttctgattgcccataaaacgctaggcaattcttccagccaattactttcatatctccccaatcttgtcttgatgccttccactatgcttctgttggtcctttcaacctgaccgtttgattgcgggtaagccactgagctgaagatttggttgatcctgtactctttgcaccaaaggctgaagggtttctcagcgaattgtttcccattatcggtCACAATTACCCCTGGCAGCCCATAGCGGCATATGATGTTCTCCCATACAAAGTCTATGATTTGCTTTCCTGTGATTTTGGCAAGAGGTTTGacctctggccatttgctgaagtaatcaattgctaccaacaggaattttactccccctttgcttggagggaatggtccaactatgtccattccccatttatggaatggccatgctgaaGTTATGGGGACCAAGTCATGTTTTGGACTTTTTGGTATTGGGGAGTGGATTTGGCAGGCATcgcatttcttcaattgctcgacggtatcccgatgcattgaaggccagaagtatcccaagttcatgagttttgcaaccaccgacctagctccgaaatgagctccacatattccttcatgcacttctttaaccaaatacttgctttgttcagggcccacacaccttagcaatggtgcaaggtatccttttttatagaggatttctccttgcaacacatattgtcttgctttgatctttaccctttcagCTTCTATTTGATCACTTGGTAGTTCGTTGTTTTGAAGGAATTTCtttatgggagtcatccaatttggatcttcctcggtgaccacatcttgtACTTCTAATTCGTCAATTGAacgagccttcaacacttcaaccaacaccttttttgtgaggtgggcgaatgtgagggacgctaacttgcttaaggcgtcagcctttttgttttgggatcttggaatctgtttgatgttgcatgcctggaaggtgttcattaattcctttgatttttctttgtaccttctcatgttgggctccttggcgacatagctgtcattgacttggcttgatactagtagcgaatcagtgaacacttcaagctttttgactttcatttctttggctagccggaggccagcgatcagtgcttcgtattcagcctcgttattagtggtctgaaagttgaaacgaagagcatatgtgaattctagcccctcagggttgattaggattacaccagctcctgacccttcaacgcttgaagccccgtcggtgaacagtttccaggcttcagggttggagggttcagtggttgtggtgtttacttcttc from Helianthus annuus cultivar XRQ/B chromosome 10, HanXRQr2.0-SUNRISE, whole genome shotgun sequence harbors:
- the LOC110884608 gene encoding uncharacterized protein LOC110884608, with protein sequence MGALKDLARSFSRLTQEEVDLFCLEYGIDKQFNPTAPACDASVDKPIPGFIALYCRHFEWSNLRYPFSFFVLNLLEYYRVSFGQVHPKGMARVLHFEVLCRALGYDPSLLLFRRFFRLAKNGDWFTFENTKVDTCLVSSMVTTLGSWKNTFFWVSESIIPFKMVWRHPDAVLNDPEPSESELNDAFLSAIRGCPSRVRPFPEHLLVLLGVSNIWAKVDRDPVLMRNGLVMSALDFIKSDDTSDVVFEDAPTVPGENVVVRTSEQRFEGSGYVSVANAKGFTKSNVPKPSTRRLSRRLLKAAPQSTSTEPVDLSDDIEASEDQAEVEVEKEKELVVRGKKVRGKKGVATPVQESSSRDVEGLNPEGTYVPTWLVKNDDTFKDAAVCEDALSHLAPPSVREAIAEMDDDTMLSRMVLTTCNLAAMLPQGITRFRQRMREYEDFSKKKDKMKSSLASMKKEVAGFAEKEAAWKKEIEDLKKMHAIEMGDLRKSFEANLLKLKADREALSVQQKAFREEKEGLKASVGQVTADNQWLIEHGFQQIVTYLLHSKEFNSALGDVYTKLLNLGKHQGLTAGYKLHESGQPLEKSPMFRPEASDVFKASVEQMERLTYPFIHEVSSCFGKPLSVLQGLKPEGLNEKVCAEVLGSLSKKRSYSGDSDDTLSSLPETSKDAGLETSAVGGEEVVKVKKTKKAKKSKGEGSKPSDN